One genomic region from Deltaproteobacteria bacterium encodes:
- a CDS encoding helix-turn-helix domain-containing protein: MSARRFGAEALGDPGFRVLASSGAVGAARDGGPRPGLHGPCALGPAFRREVEAFLEVTGAKASVLGEEAAGNRSLVGRLRRGASPCLRTVDRVRAWMTAHASAEETAAIRAGIDDGHNLVEAAGPGSSTAPPLSGGAVVNLEAEGGRGMYGNGSKHFSTREAAAWLGLSPRTLDRYRVSGDGPAFHRFGSRVLYLAADLEAWASTRRLSTSDDGPAGREGKP; the protein is encoded by the coding sequence ATGAGCGCCCGGCGCTTCGGCGCCGAAGCGTTGGGAGACCCCGGATTTCGTGTTCTCGCAAGCTCGGGGGCGGTCGGTGCGGCTCGGGACGGCGGACCGCGTCCTGGTCTTCATGGGCCTTGCGCCCTGGGTCCGGCGTTCCGGCGCGAGGTCGAGGCATTCCTGGAAGTGACCGGCGCCAAGGCTTCGGTCCTGGGCGAAGAGGCTGCGGGCAACCGTTCGTTGGTGGGGAGGCTCCGCAGGGGAGCTTCGCCTTGCCTCAGGACGGTCGACCGGGTTCGGGCCTGGATGACCGCCCATGCGAGCGCGGAGGAGACGGCCGCCATCCGCGCCGGGATCGATGACGGACACAATCTCGTCGAGGCCGCGGGACCTGGATCATCCACGGCCCCGCCATTGTCGGGCGGGGCCGTAGTCAACCTGGAAGCGGAAGGAGGAAGAGGAATGTACGGGAACGGCAGCAAGCATTTCAGCACGCGGGAGGCGGCGGCCTGGCTGGGTCTTTCGCCCCGGACGCTGGACCGCTACCGCGTGAGCGGCGACGGCCCGGCGTTCCACCGGTTCGGGAGCCGGGTGCTATACTTGGCCGCCGATCTGGAGGCATGGGCTTCGACGCGGCGGCTCTCGACGTCGGACGACGGCCCGGCGGGAAGGGAGGGGAAGCCATGA